taaatatttttttggcccattttgttgtttgttggtgTATTTTTGTAGCTACAAACCTTCAAAGTGTTGATCATGCCaaatcaaattatatttatcCTGTAGCTacaatcagtggtggaagaagtaacAATACTCAGAtcatttacttgagtaaaagtacaatagtaTAACCAACATAATGTACTTATAATATGGGAAGTATAGCctacctttttttaaaggagcagtatgtttttttctttatcttataATCACCTGAACATAAAGACCGTGGTGTCTTTCATCGCCTTTAAGTGATGgcacacgggagaagtttcagttggttgcaatctgcagccTCACTGCTAGATGTCGCCAAATGAACTgtagtattaatatatatgaaattaCAACAGccattttaatgttaaagctGGTCAAgattttgactttaaaaaaaactattttatatacatttaggGAGTTTAATCCAGTGAAGAACCACTGGAGAACCACTGTATTTAAATACtcacataaatgtaaatacttaGTCATCTTAAAACTGAACATCTACTTACTACAGTACTTAAATGTACTGTATTGACTTCAACTGGCGACAACGATGCTGCTGCTCTCTAAAGCTTTACACCTAAATCATTACTTTTAACtaataaaggggaaaaaagtaaatcaaagtGTAAAGCAGATGAAGTACAGGGAAATAAACTAAACAAGTAAATTACAGATGTGGGAAAAATGCTCTTGTAGCGCACTGATTATCACAGACTGATAACTGATATCACAATGTAAAAACTGTCAAATAGAAGTAGAATCTTCCTTTAACTGGTCTTATAAATGTAATCAGTGAAAGTTTATTTCTTTCCATTTGGAGATGCAGTGCTTTTGATGCATGAGCAGCTTCGTCATGGTGATCCACTGAAAGCACCTGAGTGTGTATCTGCTCAGATTATCTCCACACGTGATTGGTTTTACAGCGTGGACATTATCCCATTGTGTGGCCCTCCACCATCATGTGACCCACACCCCCAAGTGTGAGTGCATTactgctcgtgtgtgtgtgtgtgtgtgtgtgtgtgtgtgtgtgtgtgtgtgtgtgtgtgtgtgtgtgtgtgtgtgtgtgtgtgtgtcacatggcCCTATTCTGCCACCCAGAGTCAGTCAGCTGATCAGTGTGCGGTTCCAGACAGAGGTAGGAAGCTAAAACAGATCTACAGATCGGACCTAAAGAAGAGTCtcattcatgaaaaatacaatgaaCTAACAAAGgagtttttatagttttaaagCAAGAGTTATAGCAGCATTCCTGTTCGGGTATACACACCGCCTCAGGACGATTTCTTGATGGGAAGTGAAGCATCCATAGTtagtcagagagaaagagagaggggaaaatgaGGTTAATGCCTTTGGTCTGAGCGCTCAAAGAGAGGATGTGGAGTCGTTGTTTCCACAGAGAGACATGTTGATTGTTTAGGCAATACATTTCTGATAATAGttttctccttcctccatctcctcctccccccgtcCACAGATATTCTCCCTGGTGGTCTTCGCCTCCATCGTGAACGAGGGCTATGTCAACCTGGGCAGCGAGCGCCTCCACTGCATCTTCCACAAGAACGCAGACGCATGCAACTATGGCGTGTTCGTGGGCCTGGTGGGGCTGCTGGCgtgctccttcttcttcatggTCGACTACAAgttctcctccatcagctccgTCAAGGACAGGAAGAAGGCTATAATGCTGGAGATCGGCTTCTCGGGTGAGGAGGGTCGTGTGTCAGCTGTGTTTACACACAGGCAAACAAACAGAGTTGACATCTATGCCTTTTAACTTCCCAATTGTTAGGACACAATACTTTGGACATACACTTGACACCTTAATTATAGcattgttttaacatactcttaatttgtttgtctgttaatcatattttattgtacattttcacatgttttaattattaattatgtcttatactattgcattttgtttaatgtcacgcaccaatcaccaagccaaattccCTGCTTGTGCAAACGTCCTTTGGAATAAaccgtttctgattctgattctgacatttttatagTTAGTCTGTGATTTATTCCTAAGCGTTAGGATTCAAACAGGGTATTTTCCCAAAGAAAGTAACCAAACTAGGCCAGCTTCTTTGTTTCAGATGAGTGCTTTCTTGCATAACAAGACATCAAGAGAAATGAAACTTGTAAACTTACAAAAGGTATTAGAGAAATGAAAGTTTCTTACATCTCTAAAAGGGAACAAAGAAGTTCTTCTAGCTGTCACCTGCGggtccttgtgttttcatgtgtgaaGTTGGAAACTACCATCTTCTTACCTTAcctcctgtctctttctgtcGTAACTAAAGCGTTGTTGCTCCACAGGTTTCTGGACCTTCCTGTACTTTGTGAGTTTCTGCTTCCTGGCCAATCAGTGGTCTCAAACCACGGCCGATGAGCTGCCACTCAACCAGGGGGCGGACGCAGCCCGGGCCGCCATcgccttctccttcttctccatAATCAGCTGGGTGAGAACATGAAACTACAGAGGCACAGACACATACAGCAATGGAGACAAATGGTtacacaaaacaatttaaaaataattacctaactttttttttttacatcttatgTTCTTGAGGCTCAGTAGGCGTTTAGTTAGTCTGggggtttgttgtttttgagtgCAAACCAGCCTTTAACACACCAGTAGATGACTGACCGGTGCTCTCCTTCACTGAAACATTAACGTGAACCTTATAGAACAAATGATTTCCACCATTGTTCTTCCTTCAGTGTtgcaggaaacacaaacagctgttgaATCAATGAACAATATCACCTAACCTATGAGACAATGGGTGCA
This genomic window from Anoplopoma fimbria isolate UVic2021 breed Golden Eagle Sablefish chromosome 11, Afim_UVic_2022, whole genome shotgun sequence contains:
- the syngr3a gene encoding synaptogyrin-3a, whose translation is MDGVGSFGAGRSGSTIDPITFAKQPQTILRVLSWIFSLVVFASIVNEGYVNLGSERLHCIFHKNADACNYGVFVGLVGLLACSFFFMVDYKFSSISSVKDRKKAIMLEIGFSGFWTFLYFVSFCFLANQWSQTTADELPLNQGADAARAAIAFSFFSIISWAGLTVRAVQKYLLGTDMTLFTTEHMDGGAPTQPYPSNSPVGGTTETTETYQSPPFTENNAPPTYQVPIY